Genomic DNA from Eptesicus fuscus isolate TK198812 chromosome 18, DD_ASM_mEF_20220401, whole genome shotgun sequence:
TCCCCAATAGAAGTCTGTTGtatgaatatttaatttgtttatccacctgttgatggacatttgaattgtttccattTGGGGGCTATTATCAATAAAGCAACTGTGAACATTCATGCACAAGTCTTTTTGTGAACAtgtgttttcacttctcttgggAAAATGCCTAGGAGTAGAATTACTGGTTGTATGTTAACTATGTGTTTAACTTTATGTGAAGTTGCCAAGTcactttccaaagtggttgtaccaatttacactcccactaGCAATTTATGAAGTTCCAGTTGTACAATATTCTTGCTAGAACTTGAtattgtcagtcttttaaattttaccCATTTTAAGAGGTGTGtgcactgtggttttaatttgcatttatctgatgactTAAGATATTGAgcttcttttcatgtgcttattggccatttacatattttcttttatgaagtgTCTGAAcaaatattttgtccattttaaaaattggattcttTTGTCtgattgagttttaagagttcttttttttttttaatatgttttttattgccctgaccagttcggctcagtggatagagtgtcagcctgcaaactgaagggtcccaggttcgattccggtcaagggcatgtactttggttgtgagcacatcaccagaagggagtgtgcaggaggcaactcattgatgtttctctctcattgatgtttctaactctccctctcccttcctctctgtaaaaaatcaataaaatatattaaaaaagaaagaaagggggggagggagagagggagggaggacaggatgtgtgtgtgtctacatttacatatgtaaaatacatttacatattaaaaaatatgttttttattgatttgagagagagagaggaagggagaaggggagcccatatgacctgactgggaatcaaactggagacctcttggtgcatgggtagatgctcaaccactgagccacacgagctGGGCTttcagagttctttatatattctggctaCCAGTCTCTTTGCAGCTATGTAGTATTGTGACTATTTCCTCCCTGTTGtggtttgccttttcattttctttagaccCCAGAGGTCTCAGTGggcaccccccacagctgagatatccctctggaacttcagctgctgtctggggagcccagccagcccttttgctCCTCCGCACtgcctaccagtctctatgtggtctccacttttcatccttggttatcagggttctctccagctagtcttcagttgattattcatttttctgtattttagttgtaattccagtttggtcctggaagCATGTCAGTGTAGCTCatgcgtcctcaaactacggcccgcgggccacaatgcgggtgtttttgccgttttgtctttttacttcaaaataaggtatgtgcagtgtgcataggaatttgttcatagtttttttttaaactatagtccggccctccaacggtctgagggacagtgaactggccccctgtttaaaaagtttgaggacccctggtgaaGCTTttacttactctgccaccattttggaaTTTCTGAGACAAGTAAGTTTTGATGAGAAAGAGAAGAGTGGCTGAATAAGTCTGTCCTAATTGCAGttttaatctcttccagaaaTGTAATCTTAACTCGTCTGggattttctattttcattttattaatgatgCTGTTTGAAGaacataagtttttaattttgatgaagtccagtttatcaatttatttttatcattaatgcttttttgtgtgtcccaagaaatctttgcctacccATTGAATTATCTCGGTGTCTTTTtcaaaatcaattgaccatatatCTGTACATCTCAGTGATCTATTTATGTTATTGATTTGTATGTCGATCCTTATACCAGTGCCACCAGTGcaacactgtcttgattattgtgACTTTAGAGTGTCTTGAAATTAAGTATTGTAAGTTTGCAGTATTTTCCAAGATTGTTTTGGTTATCAGTTCCTTTACCATATAAATTTTATAGTtagctttaaatttttctcttaaaaaaagcCTTTTGGAATTGTGATGGGGAATTGCATTGTAGAATGGACAGACAATATTgaatcttccaatccatgaacatgatatagtGTACCATTTATTtgggtcttttaaaatatattttagcaattttataatatatttttattgatttcagagaggaaaggagagggagagatagaaacatcaatgatgagagagaatcattgatcagctgcctcctgcatgcccccaaatggggatcaagcccacaacccaggcatgtgtccttgaccggaatcaaacccgggacccttctaggctgactctctatccactgagccaaatcagccagggatagagatggagatggagatggagatggagatggagatggagatggagatggagagagagagagagagagagagagagagagagagagagagagagagagagaaagatcaatgatgagagagaattattgatcagctgcctcctgcacatcccacaccagggatcaagctcacaaactgaacatgtgccctgactaggaatcgaaccatgaccttctggttcatagatcgaagctcaaccactgagccatgccagccaggtagcaattatttttaatgaagaagACTTGCACAtcttttgttaaatgtatttctaaatattttgtgattttatgctattttaaaatttcattttcaggtTTGTTGCTGGTATATAGAGATgcaatttatttttgtacattgattttatatcctgcaatcttgttaaattcacttattagttcagtagctatttttgttgttgtttttataaatgccTTAGGATTTCCTATGTATATAATTATGTTATatgtgaataaagacagttttatttcttccttttcaatctttatgtcttttatttattcttcttgactTTTTGTACTAGCTGGGACCTTCAATCTAGTGTTGAATAGAAGTTATATGAGTAAATACCCTTGTCTCGTTTCCAACATCAGAGGACAGTATCTAATTTTTCACCTTTAAAATTTGATGTTAGCTATAGGTTTTTCATGGGTTCTTTTCATTAGATTGAATAGGTTCCCTTTTATATCTAGTTTGCTGAGGGTATCATGAATGtgttttgaattttgtcaaatactttttatgcatctattgagatgCTTATAATTTTTTCCCTTAATTTGTTGATGTGATTTGTTCTATCCAttgaattattttatgttaaactaACTTTGCGTTTCTGatataaatcctgcttggtcatgatgttttatccttttttataTGGTGCTGGATTTAATTTGttaataattttgtttcatttttacatCTACGCTCATGAGAAAGATTGGTCTGtgattttctttctggttttggTGTCAGGTCTTGATTAATTTCAGTGTATTTACAAGCATATACATTTTCaacataaaaatacacacactatacacagtgttttgcatttgtattttgcttttttatggtCATTCCATATTTAACATATTGatctagttttttctttttattttaaaaaaatatattttattgatttttttaaaaaatatatattttattgattttccacagagaggaagggagagggatagagagctagaaacatcgatgagagagaaacatcgaccagctgcctcctgcacaccccccaccggggatgtgcccacaaccaatgtacatgcccttgaccggaatcgaacctgggacctttcagtccgcagaccgacgctctatccactgagccaaactggtttcggcttttattgattttttacagagaggaagggagagggaaagagagttagaaacattgatgagagggaaacatcgattagctgcctcttgcacacctccaactggggatgtgcccgcaaccaaggtacatgcccttgaccggaattgaacctgggacccttcagtccgcaggccgacgctctattcactgaaccaaacccgGCAGggctagttttttctttttaatagctaATTGGTATTCCATGGTATGGTTATGCCAAAAAGTATTAAAACAAATCTCTATTAAAggacatttaaattgtttctaatctttttaaaaatatatttttattgatttcagagaggaagggagagaaacattaatgatgagagagaatcattgattggctgcctcctgcacaccccctactgaggatcaaatctgcaacccatgcatgtgcccttaactggaatcgaacccgggacccttcactccataggccaacgttctatccactgagccagactggctagggctgtttctaATCTTTCACTGTTGATTTTCCTGTTTATTGAAATAATGCATGCTCATTGTAGAAAACAGTAATacttaaaagtatatataaaactgATATCACTCATATAGTCCAAAAGCTCTGAGATAATTAGTGTTAAAATAGATATGTTTTAAGCCTAATTAAGAATATACagctatgccgaaaccggtttggctcagtggatagagcgtcggtctgtggactgaaaggtcccaggttcgattccggtcaagggcatgtacattggttgcaggcacatccccggtagggggatgtgcaggaggcagctggtcaatgtttctctctcatcgatgtttatagctctctatccctctcccttcctctctgtaaaaaaatcaataaaatatatatattttttaaaagaatatatggcTATAATCCAAGTGTCAAGTTATCTAACCTTATAGGGTCACCTTTTCTATCATGTTAAAATAACCTGAATCCTCATTCACATAAGATGTAATTACTGCAGGAAGTCCAGCACTCTCCAGTATTTTTGGAAGATtattggagtgggggtggggtgttaaCATTCCTccaatatatgtacatatgcattgTTTATGAGTACATAACAATttagctttttttcccccttgatttCCCATTCTAGACTTTGCTTTGGGGGCCTTTCAGAAACAAAGGGccctttaaaatgtgttttaaaagaaaagtttcaaTTCCTCCCCTTTTCCAATAAGGCAGAGTGACTACAATTAGAACATTTTAGAGCCCCGTTTCCCTTCCTATACAAAGCATACTCTGAGAAGAGTATTTATTCTATACCGAGGGGTCAGTACAGCAGAAGGGGTAAGAGTGTGGGTTCTGGGGGCCTGGATGTGAATGCCAGCTCTTCTGcctccttgctgtgtgaccccagCCTTGCTTGCTTACCGTGCTGCACTTCAGTGGCCTCCTCTGTAAGATGCGGATCAAATAGAATCTGTACCACAGGGTTGTGGTAAAGCATAAAATGGTCAACACACAGGGAATGCTTCCCCAAAGTGCCAGCACACAAAAGCAGTCCTTAATGAATGCGAGGCAGCACAGCAAAGATGGGAAAGAGCTCAGGCTCTGCAGTTCTGTgtcttgaggattaaatgagttcatatttGAAAAGCACTTAGAGCATCCAACTTACAGTTAATGCTGCGTAAGCCTTTATTAAGTAAATTACTCTGTAAATGCATATATATCCCACCAAGCTCTTTTTCTACTCTGTCCTCCTCTACCCCACTGCACTTTTTCACTGATCACCAATGTTGACAGCCTGGTTCTGCTGGCCTCCCACTCCCCAGATTCTATCTAGCAAGCTGCTTCAGCGGGGCCAGTCTAACAGAGGTTTCCATGGATTCCTGCCTGAAGACATCAAAAAGGAGGCAGCCCGGGCTTCTAGGAAGGTTAGAATCCCCTGGAATGAGGGCCTTGGGCGAGGCCTCTTTTCATACCTCCCTGGTCATCCCTGCCTTAGTTCTTTTCCCCTAGCTGCTAATTTAGAAGTCAGAGGACTCCTGGATTTCCCAGCTGATTCTTCTCTTAAGTTCCATGCTTCTCTGGGGCATAGTATCCTAAGTGAGGAGAGGGAGCAACATCCTGGGAAAACAAAGTAACTCAGTGCTGCTTGAAGCTCCAGAGCTTACAGGTCCACTGAGGAAAGGGAATGCTCGTTGCTTCACAGAATTTCCATTCCAAAGAATAATGTGCCACagaatgtctgtctgtctttcttggGACCCTGAGCACTGCCTGGGCTCTCATTTGCAGATCTGCTTTGTGTGCAAGAAAAAGGGAGCTGCCATCAACTGCCAGAAGGATCATTGCGTCAGAAACTTCCATCTTCCTTGTGGCCAAGAAAGGGGTTGCCTTTCACAATTTTTTGGAGAGTACAAGTGAGTGATGAAGGGGAAAAGTCGTGTTGCCCTTTTGCAACTTGCTTTTAATTAGCCACTAATCAAATCAGAGTCTAGTTCTCACGGGCCTGTTTTGATTCACCAGGGAATCGGTCCCTCCATTCAATAATGAGAAACAGTGTCTTGACTTGGCAATTTCACAGGGGTTACTTCTTCCTTCCGTCCCCTTCTTAAATTACAAACAGCTGAGGTTCTTAGACAGCTGCTCAGAAGGAAGTAGGGCTTTCAGGAATGAGGGGCTGTAGAGGTAGCCCGGGAGTTTTGCTCAGTGGGAGAGCAGCTGTGAGAAGGCTGTtcttcaccctcctcctcctcctctcctccccctcccctctgagcacCAGCCTGGGAAGTTGATTGCCCTCCCAAAGTCAGGCAGCTGGAAAACTCCATCAAGATAAATCAAAACCAAGTTTATTTACTCTGCCACAGATCATTTTGTGAAAAACATCGCCCAACACAGAACATCCAACGGGGGAATGTGGGAGAGGAAAGCTGTGTCTTGTGTTGTGAAGACTTATCCCAAGCAAGTGTTGAAAACATCCAGAGTCCATGCTGTAGTCAAACTCTCTACCACCGAAAGTGCATACAGGTGGGGCTTTCCCTGCCCAGGGGACCTTCCACAGTTGTCCTAGTTCAGAGCCCCTGGGAATGCTCAGGCAATCTCAACAGGAGGCCTGTATGCAGGGCTGGTTCCAGGAAGTCAGAGGAAAGTCAGCCCAGTCTCTGGTCACCCTTGACCTGTAGGACCTCCTTCATGATAAGATTTAAACTGAGCAAAAAATCTTCAGGATGGCTAGAGCAAATGAGCTCATCGTAGAATGAGTCAAGTAGCCTCCAAATCAGTCTTGATTCCTCgcatggaaggaaagagaaacaggtcCCCGAGCCCTTCTGGGTTAGCACTGTTAAGCCTTATAGCCAGAGGTGACAGCTGAGGCACTCCTGGGAACTTTCTTAAGCTTTTGGTCCCTGGTCTGGCACCGGAATATGCAGCCCTCACCCTAACACACCCAAATTCCTTTTCCTGTAAGCCCCAGTCAAGCTTTCTTAGCAACATCCTCTTTGTGAGatgagggtggaggtggaaatAAGGTGATCAAAGATAGAGTCTTTACAAACACAAAGTTTTTCCATGTTTCTCTTACAGAAATATGCCCACACATCAGCAAAGCATTTCTTCAAATGTCCACAATGCAACAATAGAGaagagtttcctcaagaaatgcTAAGAATGGGAATTCACATTCCAGACAGGTAGTGGAAACTCTAAAGCAGGAATTGAGCCAGGGAATGGGTTGCCTAGATTTCTAGAGAGGAGGTGAGCGTGAGGATAGTTTAGAGAATGAAGAAGCAGCCAAGACATTGTTATATGGTGAAGAGGAAATGGGTAGAGGGAGAGCTTTTCAAGTagcaaaagaaaagagggaggattGAGGGTTGGGGATAGGCATGTTTCTGAAAAGGGTGCTTTGGGGATCAGAATTCCCGGGGTGAGGGGTAGGTTCTCCAATTCCAGTGTGAAACTAAGGAACCCCATGTTCCATTCATTTGGCTTCAACCCTCTCCCCCTGTCAGGCCACCTTCCCAACCTTGCTGAAATTATTCAGGCAGCCTGTTGAACTCCTTTGCTGTGCTAGTTTGACTTCTTCCTAGTTCTTCCCAGGAGGACAGTGGTTTCACCAACCAATGATGTGTCCCTTACTGTTTCTTCTCCCACTGCAGAGATGCTGCCTGGGAACTCGAACCAGGGGCTTTCTCAGAGTTGTATCAGCGCTATCAGCATTGTGATGCCCCCATCTGTCTGTATGAACAAGGCAGAGACAACTTTGAGGACGAAGGGTAGGGAAAGGCTTCTGGCTAGAAAGATCTCTCATCAGTGCCATCTTAGAGTTAGACCTTGGCAGTTATTAAGAGCAAAGAATTCACTTTTGCTGCAGACCTCAGGGCAAACACATCGCAGCCCGGGACTCATTCATGCGCAGGTGAACAGGTCCCTCTGCAGGTCTGCTTCTCCTTGAGCCCAGTGGAGAGATACTCGGGGCCAATTCCTTTCCA
This window encodes:
- the PHF7 gene encoding LOW QUALITY PROTEIN: PHD finger protein 7 (The sequence of the model RefSeq protein was modified relative to this genomic sequence to represent the inferred CDS: inserted 2 bases in 1 codon; deleted 1 base in 1 codon); translated protein: MKPIKEKACRRFRKSAKTRRVTQKKPSSRPVCRLCLQEPGDPEKLGEFLQKDNLSVHYFCLILSSKLLQRGQSNRGFHGFLPEDIKKEAARASRKICFVCKKKGAAINCQKDHCVRNFHLPCGQERGCLSQFFGEYKSFCEKHRPTQNIQRGNVGEESCVLCCEDLSQASVENIQSPCCSQTLYHRKCIQKYAHTSAKHFFKCPQCNNREEFPQEMLRMGIHIPDRDAAWELEPGAFSELYQRYQHCDAPICLYEQGRDNFEDEGRWSLVLCATCGSRGTHRDCSSLRSNSKKWECEECAPSPKVTDYIPENXGDIPCRSTFYSGGHDCRDTSLEENSGPSWTDWPEPSLLEKPESSGGRRGHSWRSKGVKITKSCNKYK